The Candidatus Thermoplasmatota archaeon sequence GATGGCCTCGCGCCACGACCGGAGCGCCGGTCGGATGCCGCGCCGCCTCGGCTCGCCGCGCGTCGGAACCCACACCGCGACGTCGATCTCGAGTAGCCGCTCAAGCGTCTGCTCGTAGGCCTCGAGGTCGATGTCGGGCCATCCGTACCACGGCCCTTCGTCCGCGAGATCGAAGGGGCCCGCGAAGAGGATGTGCCGCTTCGGATCGAGGAGGAGGGTCGTTCCCGGCGACGGCCCCGCGGCCGGGACGAAGCTCCATTCGCTCGACTGCAGCGCGAGAAGGCCGCCGGGGCGGTACGTCTTCGCGTACCGCGCGGGCCTGTATCGAGCGTGCTCGAGGTGCTTGCGCACGACGGCGCGGTCCGCGGCCGCGACGCCGCGCGTGTCCATGAAGTGGTCTTCGCTCAGGAGCGCGCGGGCCTCGGCGCGCGGCGCCCACACCGTCCTGAAATCGGCCGCCCCGAGCATCTGCGGAAGCCCGCACGAGGTCAGGATGCAGACGTCCACGTGCGGCGCGAGCTGCGCCCGCGTCTCGGGCAGCATCCCCGCGTCCACCAGCACCGTGTCGCCGTCCGCGATGAGAAGGCCGGCCCCGCTGAAGCGGCCCGCCGGCGCCGGCACCACCGCCACGCCGTCCGCCACCCACGTCAGCGACTTCTCGACGCTCTCCGGCAGGCCCACGCCCCGACAACGGCCGGCCCGACATTAGCGCTTTTCGAGAGGTGCGGGGCCGGGCCCCGGGCGTCGGGCGTGGGACCGGGTTTCGGGCGCCGGGTCGGGGCGTCGGGACCGGGACCGGGACCTCAGCCGGTGTTCGCGCCCGGGTCCCAAGGTTGGGCGTCGCTGAAGGCAGCCCCGCAGGCCCCCGCGCCGCACGCGAAGGGCGCGCGTAAGGTCACGTTGTTTCGAGAACAGACGCGGGTCCGGACGGGGGTCCAGGGGCGGAGCCCCTGGCGCTGAGGGTAAAGTCCAGAGGAGGGGCGCGCGAGGCGCCCCTCCTCTGGCACGGAGTGGCGCGCGCCGAAGGTCCCGCCGCAGCGGGACCTTCGGTGTGAAACGCGCGCCACGGAGTGCACCGCTGAAAGCCCCGAACTAAACCGTCCGCATCGCCCCGCGTCCCGAAGGCTCGCGCACCCCGAAGCCGACGCCCGCGAGGGCGACGCCGAGGAGCGTGTGGAGCAGGTTGTCCGCGTGGGGGATCGCGTCCGCGGTCGTGTTCAGGAGCGTCGGAACGAGGATGCCCGCGAAGCCGAGGATCGCGACGAGCAGGTAGACCACGCCCAGGATCTGGTTCGTGACCCGCGCGTAGGTTCCGCCGTCGATGAACCCGGCCGCGAGGAGGATCGCGCCTGTGGCGAGGTGGACGATGTTGTGGAGCACGTTCACGCCGAAGATGATGAGCGTGGGGTTGAATTGCGGCAGGAAGCCGAGGATGCCTACGAGGACGAGGACCGCCCCGACGATCTTCGCGAGCAGCACGTTGGGTGTGTTGACGGTGGCCGTTGCCATGATGATCCCTGTGACCGCCGTGGCCACGGCGTCCGTCATGCTTGTAGGGCGCGGCCCACCGTGCGGGATGGCTCCTTCAGGCCTCAAGGAAGTGGACAAACCGTGAAGACCCGCCCGCGCCTTGGGTGCCCGTGGCGGTCGGCCTCACGCAGGACCAGATCCTCGCGCTCCTCGC is a genomic window containing:
- a CDS encoding DUF4383 domain-containing protein; its protein translation is MTDAVATAVTGIIMATATVNTPNVLLAKIVGAVLVLVGILGFLPQFNPTLIIFGVNVLHNIVHLATGAILLAAGFIDGGTYARVTNQILGVVYLLVAILGFAGILVPTLLNTTADAIPHADNLLHTLLGVALAGVGFGVREPSGRGAMRTV
- a CDS encoding MBL fold metallo-hydrolase: MGLPESVEKSLTWVADGVAVVPAPAGRFSGAGLLIADGDTVLVDAGMLPETRAQLAPHVDVCILTSCGLPQMLGAADFRTVWAPRAEARALLSEDHFMDTRGVAAADRAVVRKHLEHARYRPARYAKTYRPGGLLALQSSEWSFVPAAGPSPGTTLLLDPKRHILFAGPFDLADEGPWYGWPDIDLEAYEQTLERLLEIDVAVWVPTRGEPRRRGIRPALRSWREAIDRRDDKLTSLLATPHALDELVRKAAITGRPSEAAIDRYHERIMIEKHLARLLERQIVRARQDGRYVRED